A genomic segment from Perognathus longimembris pacificus isolate PPM17 chromosome 15, ASM2315922v1, whole genome shotgun sequence encodes:
- the LOC125363944 gene encoding dynactin-associated protein-like, with protein sequence MVGKQQQYTVNLEQSEAELVSVARCCSNEGTHCGCRSHNVIFQPQKAASNRCSLWKTFLVCLLACLVATAITALAFYFGYFGKPISNTTIILHIDGKSSQVTDLTPSTPSPAPPTTSPPESSPPSTPVDNPSSSTPAPATTIEHEAEIEIDDEYF encoded by the exons ATGGTGGGAAAGCAACAGCAGTATACTGTGAATCTTGAACAAAGTGAAGCTGAATTGGTGAGTGTTGCAC GCTGCTGTTCAAATGAAGGGACTCACTGTGGTTGTAGATCCCACAATGTGATCTTCCAGCCACAGAAG GCTGCATCCAATCGGTGTTCGCTGTGGAAAACATTTCTGGTGTGTCTGCTGGCCTGTCTGGTTGCCACAGCCATTACAGCCCTGGCCTTTTATTTTGGCTACTTTGGCAAGCCTATCAGCAACACCACCATCATCCTTCATATAGATGGAAAGTCCAGTCAGGTTACTGACCTCACTCCTTCAACCCCATCTCCTGCTCCACCAACCACATCTCCACCTGAGAGCTCACCACCATCCACCCCTGTGGACAACCCAAGCTCGTCTACACCTGCTCCGGCGACAACTATAGAACACGAGGCGGAAATTGAAATTGATGATGAATATTTTTGA